One stretch of Corynebacterium auriscanis DNA includes these proteins:
- a CDS encoding UPF0182 family protein: MSTPKRPGSSPNRTSPSRRSKILGALAAIIAAAFFLIPVLVRTYTDFTWFRSVEHSGVFLNVLVARIVLFVVFGLVGALLAWLAAFLAYRTKPNPGSAMSSDSPLVELRPLIRKNLRPFLVGVPVFVGLITGLVAQNNWRTALMFLNGEPFGVNDPQFGKDLGFYAFNLPMLQLILGTFSILLVLAFVINAVGHYLLGSITTGNPRLGEKAKISVPARRQLAVIAGAWIVLKAVGYWFQRYALMNTAHQTFTGASYTDINAKLPAQIVMLVISLFVAALFFFTVVIKDLRIPALAVALMVGSTLVIGVAWPLVLEQFSVSPNRAEKEREYIGRNIEATRFAYNIGDDHVTYDQKWGASEGDDAKDTKSIAQDDETLSNIRLLDPEILNPTFTQQKQLRNFYGFPKELAIDRYQVDGKMRDFVVAARELDPNALTGNQTDWLNRHTVYTHGNGFIAAPARKVDAVAREAGSDRGGYPVYTTADLQSNESGKQDGELRVDLPQPRIYFGPVIASSTQANSDYAIVANRGTDEDLEYDTDAKNYTYTGKGGVNVSNYFNRLMFSIHFESMNMLLTDRIGDGSKILFERDPRERVHKVAPWLTTDSKTYPVVMDGRIKWIVDGYTTLDNLPYSQRMSLTDTTADATNPGGVNQNQIVSNDVSYIRNSVKAVVDAYDGSVDLYEFDDKDPVLKAWRKAFPDVVKPKSEISDDLRSHLRFPEDMFKVQRELIAKYHVSDPGVFFQNDAFWSVPSDPTAPKNRSDLAQPPYYLVAADPVTGKASFQLTSPFRGLRREFLASHMTVSSDPDNYGKIYVRVLPTNTQTQGPAQAQDTMMSSGEIARERTLLEGSNELKNGNLLTLPVGDGQILYVEPVYSERKGQDSAFPKLLRVLVSYKGQVGYAPTIAEALSQVGIDASAATDIKEVDGSVKNPSGETDKGDTGGKGDKGAESKDDEKGAQAQGDGANVDTTPEKKVRDAMDKVKETRQSGSFEEFGKALDELDKAVAELQEKRNG; encoded by the coding sequence ATGTCGACTCCAAAACGTCCCGGTTCCTCCCCGAACCGAACCTCCCCCTCGCGCCGCTCGAAGATCCTGGGAGCTCTCGCTGCCATAATCGCTGCGGCGTTTTTCCTTATCCCCGTCCTCGTGCGCACGTACACGGATTTCACATGGTTCAGGTCTGTGGAACACTCCGGTGTGTTCCTGAATGTACTGGTGGCCCGCATCGTGTTGTTCGTTGTTTTTGGGCTGGTGGGTGCGCTGCTGGCGTGGCTGGCAGCCTTTTTGGCCTACCGCACTAAACCAAATCCGGGATCGGCAATGTCCAGCGATTCGCCCCTGGTGGAGCTGCGGCCACTGATTCGGAAGAACCTGCGGCCGTTTCTGGTGGGAGTGCCCGTTTTCGTTGGTTTGATCACGGGGCTTGTGGCACAAAATAACTGGCGGACCGCGTTGATGTTCCTCAACGGCGAACCCTTTGGGGTCAACGACCCGCAGTTCGGAAAGGACCTAGGGTTCTACGCGTTTAATCTGCCCATGCTGCAATTGATACTGGGCACCTTCAGCATTCTGCTGGTTCTCGCCTTCGTCATCAATGCGGTAGGACACTATCTGCTGGGGTCCATCACGACGGGTAACCCGCGGTTGGGGGAGAAGGCGAAGATTTCCGTACCAGCCCGCCGACAGTTGGCGGTTATTGCCGGGGCGTGGATCGTCTTGAAGGCAGTGGGGTACTGGTTCCAGCGCTACGCCTTGATGAATACGGCCCATCAGACGTTTACTGGTGCTTCGTACACCGACATCAACGCCAAGCTGCCCGCGCAGATTGTCATGCTGGTTATCAGTTTGTTCGTCGCTGCCCTGTTCTTTTTCACCGTTGTTATTAAGGACCTGCGTATCCCGGCCTTGGCGGTAGCGCTGATGGTTGGTTCCACCCTTGTGATCGGTGTGGCATGGCCGTTGGTGTTGGAGCAGTTCTCCGTTTCGCCCAACCGTGCGGAAAAGGAGCGCGAGTACATCGGCCGCAATATTGAGGCCACCCGATTCGCCTACAACATTGGCGATGACCATGTGACGTACGACCAGAAGTGGGGCGCTTCCGAGGGCGACGATGCTAAGGACACGAAGTCCATCGCTCAAGACGATGAAACTCTGTCCAACATCCGCTTGCTGGATCCCGAGATCCTGAACCCCACGTTCACGCAGCAAAAGCAGTTGCGCAACTTCTACGGGTTCCCGAAGGAGCTGGCCATCGACCGGTACCAGGTGGATGGCAAGATGCGCGACTTCGTGGTGGCTGCCCGTGAGTTGGACCCCAATGCGCTGACGGGGAACCAGACGGACTGGCTGAACCGGCACACGGTGTACACCCACGGCAATGGTTTCATTGCGGCTCCTGCGCGCAAGGTAGATGCGGTGGCTCGCGAAGCTGGTTCCGACCGTGGTGGGTACCCTGTGTACACCACGGCTGACCTGCAATCCAACGAATCAGGTAAGCAGGACGGCGAGCTGCGCGTGGACCTGCCACAGCCTCGTATCTACTTCGGTCCGGTTATCGCTTCTTCTACTCAGGCGAATTCCGATTACGCCATCGTGGCTAACCGCGGCACGGATGAGGATCTGGAATACGATACGGACGCGAAGAACTACACGTACACAGGCAAGGGCGGGGTGAACGTTTCCAACTACTTCAACCGCCTGATGTTTTCCATTCACTTCGAGTCGATGAACATGTTGTTGACCGACCGGATCGGTGATGGGTCCAAGATCCTCTTTGAGCGCGATCCCCGCGAACGCGTGCACAAGGTGGCTCCGTGGCTGACGACGGATTCTAAGACGTATCCCGTGGTGATGGATGGTCGGATCAAGTGGATCGTGGATGGCTACACCACCTTGGACAACCTGCCGTACTCCCAGCGTATGTCGCTGACGGATACGACCGCGGATGCAACGAATCCGGGCGGCGTGAACCAGAATCAGATTGTTTCCAATGACGTCAGCTACATCCGTAACTCGGTGAAGGCTGTGGTGGATGCGTATGACGGCAGTGTGGACCTATACGAATTTGACGATAAGGATCCGGTGCTGAAGGCTTGGCGCAAGGCGTTCCCGGATGTGGTTAAGCCCAAGAGCGAGATCTCCGATGACCTCCGCAGCCACCTCCGTTTCCCTGAGGACATGTTTAAGGTGCAGCGCGAGCTGATCGCCAAGTACCACGTTTCCGATCCCGGGGTCTTCTTCCAGAACGACGCCTTCTGGTCTGTGCCTTCGGATCCCACCGCGCCGAAGAATCGTTCTGATTTGGCACAGCCACCGTACTACTTGGTGGCCGCTGATCCGGTAACGGGAAAGGCTTCCTTCCAGCTGACGTCCCCCTTCCGCGGTCTGCGCCGAGAATTCCTCGCGTCCCACATGACGGTTTCCAGCGACCCGGATAATTACGGAAAGATCTACGTTCGTGTGCTGCCTACGAATACGCAGACGCAGGGGCCGGCGCAGGCACAGGACACGATGATGTCCTCTGGTGAGATTGCGCGGGAGCGCACCCTGTTGGAGGGCTCCAACGAGTTGAAGAACGGTAATCTGCTGACCCTACCGGTGGGCGATGGTCAGATCCTGTACGTGGAGCCGGTGTACTCCGAGCGTAAGGGGCAGGATTCGGCGTTCCCGAAGTTGCTGCGTGTGCTCGTCAGCTACAAGGGCCAGGTGGGTTACGCACCGACGATTGCGGAGGCACTGAGCCAAGTTGGCATTGATGCTTCGGCTGCGACCGACATCAAGGAGGTCGATGGTAGTGTCAAGAACCCCAGTGGCGAAACTGACAAGGGTGACACGGGCGGCAAGGGCGACAAAGGCGCGGAAAGCAAGGATGACGAGAAGGGCGCCCAGGCCCAGGGCGACGGCGCGAACGTGGATACCACGCCGGAGAAGAAGGTTCGCGACGCGATGGACAAGGTGAAGGAGACGCGCCAGAGCGGATCCTTCGAGGAGTTCGGTAAGGCACTGGACGAGCTGGATAAGGCAGTGGCGGAGCTGCAGGAAAAGCGCAACGGTTAG
- a CDS encoding PPA1309 family protein: protein MSLDLHDDRILNAALREAVDFVHAEGWDQPATLFALVPFALVADALELEDGANPLALVVQEDVPDHIQPGSEELGEFIATVTWPEQVVGAIVAQEITFVNSAEGADRTPRAARLFSGILDDRNGSGAERSIVQLRPTDEQLAADPFAQDKIELMGGDDLAPGVIATLRHTFAE, encoded by the coding sequence ATGTCCCTCGACCTGCACGACGATCGTATCCTCAACGCCGCTTTACGCGAAGCTGTTGATTTCGTGCACGCCGAGGGGTGGGACCAACCAGCCACGCTATTCGCTCTGGTGCCTTTTGCTTTGGTTGCCGACGCCCTCGAGCTCGAAGACGGCGCCAATCCTTTGGCTCTCGTGGTCCAGGAAGACGTACCGGATCACATCCAGCCGGGGTCCGAAGAACTCGGAGAATTTATTGCGACCGTCACGTGGCCGGAACAGGTCGTGGGCGCGATCGTGGCTCAGGAAATCACTTTCGTGAATTCCGCAGAGGGCGCCGACCGCACGCCGCGCGCCGCGCGGCTATTTTCCGGAATCCTCGACGACCGCAATGGATCGGGTGCCGAGCGCAGCATTGTGCAGTTGCGGCCCACGGACGAACAACTCGCAGCTGACCCGTTCGCGCAAGACAAAATCGAGCTGATGGGCGGGGACGATTTGGCGCCGGGCGTCATCGCAACCCTGCGGCACACATTCGCCGAGTAA
- a CDS encoding YlbL family protein: protein MSFWNRRNRTVVLGAVPVVVLASLVGLPQVPGTNIDLTVPYAAQGKGPTFNTLGNVDGKDVVEISGAEVDKTSGNLNMTTVAVRTNMTLAQALGRWIATDDTLVPIEQVFPSGVSPEQVQEQNNAAFAASESNATSAAMKYLNRPMETMVVDLSDKGPAKDVLEVNDVITEVGGEKITVPADLAKKIGARKPGETVKIKVLRHARTQEVEVKLAETPKEFLPQGAKGPKAFLGVTSVAQPAGDVRVNYNLNDIGGPSAGLMFSLAVVDKLSPGELTGGKFIAGTGTIDSEGNVGPIGGITHKIAAAADAGAKVFLVPEDNCAEAVTIPDSVQDKGIKLVKVDKLTTAVDQLNKLNAGEEPQVCTGS from the coding sequence GTGAGTTTTTGGAATCGTCGTAACAGGACCGTCGTGCTTGGCGCGGTACCCGTCGTGGTGCTGGCCTCCCTCGTGGGATTGCCACAGGTACCCGGCACGAATATTGACCTGACCGTTCCCTACGCAGCCCAAGGTAAGGGACCGACTTTTAATACGTTGGGGAACGTTGACGGCAAAGATGTGGTGGAGATCTCCGGAGCGGAGGTCGACAAAACCAGTGGCAACCTCAACATGACAACCGTTGCGGTGCGCACCAACATGACCTTGGCACAGGCGCTGGGGCGTTGGATCGCTACCGATGACACTCTGGTTCCCATCGAGCAGGTTTTTCCTTCGGGAGTGAGTCCGGAGCAGGTGCAGGAACAAAACAATGCAGCCTTCGCCGCGAGTGAGTCGAACGCTACAAGCGCGGCAATGAAGTACCTGAACCGTCCCATGGAAACCATGGTGGTGGACTTGAGCGATAAGGGCCCCGCCAAGGACGTGCTGGAGGTCAACGACGTGATCACCGAGGTGGGAGGGGAGAAAATCACCGTGCCCGCCGACCTAGCCAAGAAGATCGGGGCGCGGAAGCCGGGCGAAACCGTCAAGATCAAGGTGCTGCGGCACGCCCGTACGCAAGAGGTCGAGGTGAAGCTCGCGGAAACCCCCAAGGAGTTCCTCCCACAGGGAGCGAAAGGCCCCAAGGCATTCTTGGGTGTAACCAGCGTGGCTCAGCCTGCCGGTGATGTGCGCGTGAACTACAACCTCAACGATATCGGTGGCCCCTCGGCTGGGTTGATGTTCTCCCTCGCGGTGGTGGACAAGCTGTCCCCGGGGGAACTCACCGGCGGGAAGTTCATCGCCGGCACCGGAACCATCGATTCTGAGGGCAATGTGGGGCCCATCGGAGGTATCACGCACAAGATCGCGGCCGCCGCAGATGCGGGAGCCAAAGTCTTCCTCGTTCCCGAGGACAACTGTGCAGAGGCCGTCACCATCCCGGATTCCGTGCAGGACAAGGGAATTAAGTTGGTAAAGGTCGATAAGCTCACGACCGCGGTCGACCAGCTCAATAAACTGAATGCGGGCGAGGAACCACAGGTCTGCACCGGCAGCTAG
- a CDS encoding zinc-dependent metalloprotease has protein sequence MSKFGFGSNGSDDDSEDDRRDDNHNDPFGFFFGGNMGRGHMGGNMGGGNMGDLFNHIGSMLSGFGADMNSPEGKGSVNYAVAERIARQHIAQAQKDKRPESTQSQAVAESVRLAELWLDEATPLPAGASSSVAFGPVQWLEETLPTWKRVITPLADKLGDAALTGMPEELQGQLGPMEGILKQINSMNFGTQLGATLGEMAKDVVHSTQWGVPLANGSTAAVSTAHLDSVASKLGCEKQEALIYLAAREAAHHRLFQHIPWLEERLILDVEEYAAGLTLDDSKMRDAMGEFNPESMGDPARMQEMMDKLQGQDLSPEVVSTNAHARERLETSLSLIEGWVDYVVGTALEGRIPNAAMIGAAWSSFRNNGSPAMDALTKAVGISFTAPKANEAADLWRRLEEAVGQDRRDKVWDHPDFLPVSSDLDNPAAFIGHVALDDKEMEDFNPISEIEKLEAEMKKRIEGEDKDDNQN, from the coding sequence ATGAGTAAATTCGGTTTCGGATCCAACGGCTCAGATGACGATTCCGAGGACGACCGCAGGGACGATAACCACAACGATCCCTTTGGATTTTTCTTCGGTGGCAACATGGGCCGTGGCCACATGGGCGGCAACATGGGTGGTGGAAACATGGGTGACCTGTTCAACCACATCGGCTCTATGCTCAGCGGTTTCGGTGCGGATATGAACAGCCCTGAAGGCAAGGGCAGCGTGAATTATGCGGTGGCCGAACGCATCGCCCGGCAGCACATTGCGCAAGCCCAGAAGGATAAGCGGCCCGAATCCACCCAGTCCCAGGCCGTCGCAGAATCCGTGCGCCTCGCGGAACTGTGGCTGGATGAAGCCACTCCCCTTCCCGCCGGCGCGTCCAGCTCCGTGGCATTCGGCCCCGTGCAGTGGCTCGAAGAAACCCTGCCCACCTGGAAGCGGGTTATCACTCCCCTCGCCGACAAGCTAGGGGATGCTGCGCTCACCGGTATGCCGGAAGAGCTCCAAGGGCAGCTGGGACCGATGGAGGGAATTCTCAAGCAAATCAACTCCATGAATTTCGGCACCCAACTGGGGGCCACCTTGGGAGAAATGGCCAAGGACGTGGTGCATTCGACCCAGTGGGGCGTGCCGCTGGCCAACGGCAGCACCGCTGCGGTGTCCACGGCTCACTTGGACAGCGTGGCGTCGAAACTAGGCTGCGAAAAGCAGGAAGCCCTGATTTACCTCGCCGCCCGCGAAGCAGCCCACCACCGACTTTTCCAGCACATTCCATGGCTGGAGGAGCGCCTCATCCTGGACGTGGAGGAATACGCGGCGGGCCTCACGTTGGATGATTCGAAGATGCGGGACGCAATGGGCGAGTTCAATCCCGAGTCCATGGGCGACCCAGCGCGTATGCAGGAGATGATGGACAAGCTCCAGGGCCAGGACCTCTCCCCTGAGGTGGTCAGCACCAATGCGCACGCCCGCGAGCGTTTGGAAACCAGCCTGTCCTTGATTGAGGGGTGGGTGGACTACGTGGTCGGCACCGCACTGGAAGGGCGCATTCCCAATGCCGCAATGATCGGCGCCGCGTGGAGCTCGTTCCGCAACAATGGCTCCCCGGCAATGGATGCGCTGACCAAGGCCGTCGGCATCAGTTTCACGGCTCCAAAAGCCAACGAAGCTGCGGACCTGTGGCGTCGACTAGAAGAGGCCGTAGGCCAAGACCGCCGCGACAAAGTATGGGATCATCCCGACTTCCTTCCGGTAAGCTCTGACTTGGACAATCCCGCCGCCTTCATCGGGCACGTGGCTCTCGATGACAAAGAAATGGAAGACTTCAACCCCATCAGCGAAATCGAGAAGCTCGAGGCCGAGATGAAGAAGCGGATCGAAGGGGAAGACAAGGACGATAATCAAAACTAG
- a CDS encoding TOMM precursor leader peptide-binding protein produces MLFLPTTTSVIARPGVGLQFHILPEHAVILPLPTTVRIGQVAHVMLGCRLGSERSTVIANLGYCGMDTAVATDIVGELIRARILLPKAPPAQVRLLHTGQLTSATHAALLAKDIDAHMVSLDATTRSTSTLLLGGMVFPPGDVQFSLMAHRVPHLPFGVIDERVVIGPLVVPGKTACLSCFDQHYRQFDAGWRGVRMQATARPAGAAATASTVAATIVAELVHRHMLQWIATGRPDEGIPAALIGRTILDPSTGRSEVTHVAPATDCPVCRLAG; encoded by the coding sequence ATGCTCTTTTTACCGACGACCACGTCGGTGATTGCCCGGCCGGGTGTGGGACTGCAGTTCCACATTCTGCCGGAGCACGCCGTGATTCTGCCGCTGCCCACGACCGTTCGGATTGGGCAGGTTGCACACGTTATGCTGGGCTGTCGCTTGGGTTCGGAACGCTCCACCGTGATCGCTAACCTTGGATACTGTGGTATGGATACGGCGGTCGCCACGGACATCGTGGGTGAACTTATTCGCGCTCGGATCCTGCTGCCCAAAGCGCCACCGGCTCAGGTGCGGTTGTTGCACACGGGGCAGTTAACTTCCGCCACGCACGCTGCATTGTTGGCCAAGGATATCGACGCCCACATGGTCAGCCTCGACGCCACCACCAGGTCCACCAGCACCTTATTGCTTGGGGGCATGGTGTTTCCGCCCGGTGACGTACAGTTTTCCCTCATGGCTCATCGCGTGCCACACCTTCCCTTTGGGGTCATCGACGAGCGCGTGGTGATCGGTCCCTTGGTCGTGCCAGGAAAAACCGCCTGCCTATCATGCTTCGACCAGCATTATCGACAATTCGATGCTGGGTGGCGGGGCGTACGGATGCAGGCCACCGCGCGGCCGGCGGGTGCGGCAGCAACGGCTTCGACCGTGGCGGCCACGATTGTGGCGGAGTTAGTGCACCGGCATATGCTGCAGTGGATCGCTACGGGTCGGCCCGACGAAGGTATTCCCGCTGCCTTGATTGGCCGCACCATCTTGGATCCCAGTACGGGCCGCAGCGAGGTCACCCACGTGGCGCCTGCCACGGATTGTCCGGTGTGCCGGTTGGCGGGTTAA
- a CDS encoding ATP-dependent DNA helicase UvrD2: protein MTDILAGLDPDQLRAATAQRGPVAIIAGAGTGKTRTITHRIAHLVEGGYVNPDRVLAVTFTNRAAAELRERLVRMNVPRVQARTFHSAAMRQLKYFWPRYAEGVEWEFLENKFPLVARAARSQRLETNKTMLMDLLGEIEWAKSSLVVPEDYPKVMDANRRDCPVDADKFVGVFQAYEQIKVTGERFLLDYDDLLLHMAAALETNAGISEEFRSQYRTFVVDEYQDVTPLQQRMLDAWLGDRDDITVVGDANQTIYSFNGATPEYLLDFTRRFPEATTVRLQRDYRSTPQVVELANKIIEKAQGRIAGSRLQLVGQRPAGAEPEFHEYADEAAEAKAVAEGIRDLIAAGVPTSEIAVLYRINAQSVLFENALTDLSIPYQVKNGAGFFNRREVAEGMQALFRAAERFDPQPGEVYDAALAALHLVGFTQKEPSGAQERERWQSLNALANLIGEMVQDNPELSLRAIMLMLRERAESKNPPRVSGVTLASIHSAKGLEWDAVFLVGLVEGTLPFHLALKGAGSAQAIEEERRLMYVGVTRAREHLHLSWSQARREGGRANRRRTRFLDGLVPEYGADATRDSSSTTSGAPKNACVVCGSRLTTPEFKIIGRCGLHAPDNDHVLVTELRQWRLGVAKQRGVPPYVVFTDATLKAIVADQPTSLEQLVQVSGIGPVKAEQFGEDIVSIVANYA, encoded by the coding sequence GTGACGGATATTCTAGCTGGGCTGGACCCCGATCAGCTCCGCGCCGCCACGGCCCAAAGGGGGCCCGTGGCTATTATCGCCGGCGCCGGCACCGGAAAGACACGAACCATTACCCACCGCATTGCGCATTTGGTGGAAGGCGGTTATGTCAACCCCGATCGCGTGCTCGCCGTGACGTTCACGAACCGCGCCGCAGCGGAGCTTCGCGAGCGCTTGGTGCGCATGAACGTCCCCCGAGTACAGGCGCGCACGTTTCACTCCGCGGCCATGCGTCAATTGAAATACTTCTGGCCACGCTATGCCGAAGGGGTGGAATGGGAATTCCTCGAGAACAAGTTCCCCCTCGTGGCACGAGCAGCCCGCAGTCAGCGGCTGGAAACCAACAAGACCATGCTGATGGACCTGCTTGGCGAAATTGAGTGGGCGAAATCTTCGTTAGTTGTGCCCGAGGATTACCCCAAGGTCATGGATGCCAACCGCCGCGACTGCCCCGTGGATGCCGATAAGTTCGTGGGAGTTTTCCAAGCCTACGAGCAGATCAAGGTAACCGGAGAACGATTCCTGCTGGATTACGATGACCTGCTGCTGCACATGGCCGCTGCCTTGGAAACAAACGCGGGGATCTCGGAAGAATTCCGTTCGCAGTACCGCACGTTTGTCGTTGATGAGTACCAGGACGTCACCCCGCTGCAACAGCGGATGTTGGATGCCTGGTTGGGGGACCGCGACGATATCACGGTGGTGGGCGATGCGAACCAGACGATTTACAGCTTCAACGGTGCAACCCCGGAGTACCTGTTGGACTTCACGCGGCGTTTCCCTGAAGCCACGACGGTTCGCCTGCAGCGCGACTATCGTTCCACGCCGCAGGTTGTCGAACTCGCGAATAAGATCATCGAAAAAGCCCAGGGCCGTATCGCCGGATCCCGGCTGCAGCTGGTGGGCCAGCGCCCCGCAGGCGCAGAACCGGAATTTCACGAATATGCCGATGAAGCCGCGGAAGCCAAAGCCGTGGCCGAGGGCATTCGCGATCTCATCGCGGCGGGTGTGCCAACCAGCGAGATCGCCGTGCTGTACCGGATCAACGCGCAATCGGTGCTGTTTGAAAACGCGCTGACTGACCTCAGCATCCCCTACCAAGTCAAAAACGGCGCGGGTTTTTTCAATCGTCGCGAAGTCGCCGAAGGCATGCAAGCCCTGTTCCGCGCTGCGGAGCGTTTCGATCCGCAACCAGGGGAGGTCTACGATGCGGCCCTCGCGGCCCTGCACCTGGTTGGTTTTACACAGAAGGAACCCAGCGGCGCGCAGGAGCGCGAACGCTGGCAGTCGCTGAATGCGCTGGCCAATCTCATTGGGGAGATGGTCCAGGACAACCCCGAGCTCTCCCTGCGCGCCATCATGCTCATGCTGCGCGAACGTGCGGAGTCGAAGAATCCCCCGCGAGTCTCGGGTGTGACCCTCGCCAGTATCCACTCGGCTAAGGGGCTGGAGTGGGATGCGGTGTTCCTCGTGGGGCTCGTGGAGGGTACCTTGCCTTTCCACTTGGCGCTCAAGGGCGCGGGTTCCGCGCAGGCCATCGAGGAGGAACGCCGCCTGATGTACGTGGGCGTTACGCGTGCGCGGGAGCACCTGCACTTGTCGTGGTCCCAAGCGCGCCGGGAGGGCGGTCGCGCCAATCGCCGCCGCACCCGTTTTCTGGATGGCCTCGTTCCAGAATATGGGGCCGACGCCACGCGGGATTCATCTTCTACCACCAGCGGTGCACCGAAGAATGCATGTGTGGTGTGCGGGTCCAGGCTGACCACACCTGAATTCAAAATTATCGGTCGGTGCGGATTGCATGCTCCGGATAATGACCATGTGCTAGTGACGGAATTGCGGCAGTGGCGTTTGGGCGTTGCCAAACAGCGCGGGGTGCCACCTTACGTGGTGTTTACCGATGCCACGTTGAAGGCCATTGTTGCCGATCAGCCCACCTCGCTGGAGCAGCTAGTCCAAGTATCTGGAATTGGTCCGGTGAAGGCGGAGCAGTTCGGCGAAGACATTGTGTCGATCGTGGCGAACTACGCTTAG
- a CDS encoding potassium channel family protein, with the protein MNDGMRDRFRTGTEVDELPAHSLLNILRIPSPVVQSPWLLITRRMGYALALLLFNALIAYVDRDGYNDIKTFVDALYYAAVSLSTTGYGDVTPVTQQARLINIIIITPMRVVFLILLVGTTLSVLTEESRRTFQLRRWRKKVRNHTVVVGYGTKGRSAIAALLADGVSPNQIVVIDDDRDVLENAEAKGLVTVVGSGTRSDVLRLAGVNRARAVVIAPNQDDTAVLITLSVRELAPSAMIVASVREADNSHLLRQSGADSVVVSSETAGRLMGLATVTPSVTEMMEDLLSPDEGFSIAERLVREEEVGGNPRVLEDVVLGVVRSGELYRIDSVEAETIEPGDRILFVRSNAGPEEALQQ; encoded by the coding sequence ATGAATGACGGTATGCGCGACCGTTTTCGAACGGGCACGGAAGTTGATGAGCTTCCGGCGCACTCACTGCTGAACATTCTTCGTATCCCCAGTCCCGTGGTGCAATCGCCGTGGTTGCTTATCACTCGGAGAATGGGATACGCGTTGGCCCTGTTGTTGTTTAATGCGTTAATCGCTTATGTTGATCGCGATGGGTACAACGACATCAAAACTTTCGTTGATGCTCTGTATTACGCGGCCGTGTCACTATCGACCACGGGTTACGGCGATGTTACCCCGGTGACACAGCAAGCCCGATTAATTAACATCATCATCATTACGCCAATGCGTGTGGTGTTCCTGATCCTCCTCGTCGGTACGACATTGAGCGTGCTCACCGAGGAATCTCGTAGAACGTTCCAACTCAGACGATGGAGGAAGAAAGTGCGTAACCACACGGTTGTCGTTGGCTACGGAACCAAGGGACGCTCCGCTATTGCCGCACTTTTGGCCGATGGTGTGTCCCCGAACCAGATTGTCGTCATCGATGACGATCGAGACGTGCTGGAAAACGCCGAAGCGAAGGGACTGGTCACCGTTGTAGGCTCAGGCACTCGCTCTGACGTGCTGCGACTAGCGGGAGTGAACAGGGCACGGGCCGTTGTTATCGCCCCCAACCAAGACGATACGGCGGTTCTCATTACGCTGTCCGTGCGCGAGTTGGCGCCGTCGGCCATGATCGTGGCCAGCGTGCGCGAGGCCGATAACTCCCACCTGCTGCGCCAATCAGGGGCCGATTCCGTGGTCGTTTCGTCCGAAACCGCGGGCCGACTGATGGGGCTTGCCACCGTCACTCCGTCCGTGACCGAGATGATGGAGGATCTGTTGAGCCCGGACGAAGGCTTCTCCATCGCAGAACGCCTGGTCCGTGAAGAAGAAGTGGGTGGCAACCCGCGAGTCTTGGAAGACGTGGTCTTGGGAGTGGTGCGCTCCGGTGAGCTATACCGAATCGACTCCGTGGAAGCTGAAACCATTGAACCCGGTGATCGCATTCTCTTCGTTCGTTCTAACGCGGGCCCGGAGGAGGCGCTGCAACAGTGA